From a region of the Mucilaginibacter auburnensis genome:
- a CDS encoding sensor histidine kinase, translated as MHKFILKPFFLICLVFWCAGSFAQVVITDSTANLFIGKSIYILQPQTELSFNQVAQSKDFKKYNAKIPNLGLAANSVWIKFTVHNQTENPRLLLDVAYPILDEVELFSPDSSLAYTSQLFGEIRPFKERTYDHPNYIFNINVARNTEKTYYLRIKSAEQLILPISISHPASLWQALNHESVLSGLFVGAFVIMFLYNLFVFFSVKDVSYLYYVVYVACVGLTQIGIKGFTFQYLWSNSPAFEVKSVVLFACVGAIAAILFTQTFLSTPMRAPRFNKVLIFINVLLALSIILTVIGKIQVGFQLMQMSTTLFAFSLIIVSAIVLAGGYRPARFVLLSWSVLLIGAIIFALKDIGVLPYNTFTSNVMQGASVIEMALLSFALADRINIFKREKEASQAQALSIAKENERIIREQNVMLEVKVTERTQELNQSLVDLKQAQSQLVEAEKMASLGQLTAGIAHEINNPINFVSANVNPLKRDVEILLDTINTVENIGLSDLSAEEKQKQIADYKEEQDFDYLLIEIDHLLKGIHEGATRTAEIVKGLRIFSRLDEDDLKLADLNEGLESTMIIANNLLSSKIKVIKLYGQLPLVECFAGKLNQVFLNIISNAAYAITKKFDQNDGGELTLQTLLDGDEAVIRIKDNGIGMSEETRRKIFEPFYTTKDVGEGTGLGMSIAYNTIKRHNGKLIVESAPGEGAEFIIRIPVNFDRSAVE; from the coding sequence ATGCATAAATTTATACTTAAACCTTTTTTTCTTATTTGCTTAGTTTTTTGGTGTGCGGGCAGTTTTGCGCAGGTGGTGATAACTGATAGCACTGCCAACCTGTTTATAGGTAAAAGCATCTACATTTTACAGCCTCAAACCGAGCTTTCATTTAATCAGGTAGCGCAATCAAAGGATTTTAAAAAGTATAACGCTAAAATTCCTAATCTCGGCCTGGCAGCAAACAGTGTTTGGATAAAGTTTACCGTACACAATCAAACCGAAAATCCGCGCTTGCTACTTGACGTTGCCTATCCTATACTTGACGAAGTGGAGCTATTTTCACCAGACAGCTCTTTGGCATATACCAGCCAGCTGTTTGGAGAGATCAGGCCTTTTAAAGAACGGACCTACGACCACCCTAATTACATATTCAACATCAACGTAGCTCGAAATACAGAGAAGACCTATTATTTACGCATTAAAAGTGCTGAGCAACTAATATTGCCAATATCCATAAGTCACCCGGCATCGCTGTGGCAGGCGTTAAATCATGAAAGCGTACTATCCGGCTTGTTTGTTGGTGCTTTCGTTATCATGTTTCTTTACAACCTGTTTGTATTTTTCTCAGTTAAAGATGTAAGCTACTTATATTATGTAGTTTACGTTGCATGTGTTGGCCTTACACAAATAGGCATAAAGGGCTTTACATTTCAGTATCTCTGGAGCAACTCGCCGGCATTTGAGGTAAAAAGCGTGGTATTGTTTGCCTGTGTTGGCGCTATAGCTGCCATATTATTTACGCAAACCTTCCTATCTACACCTATGCGGGCACCACGTTTTAACAAGGTGCTGATCTTTATCAATGTATTGCTGGCATTATCTATCATTCTTACAGTAATAGGAAAAATACAGGTTGGCTTCCAGTTAATGCAGATGTCAACTACGCTGTTTGCATTCAGTTTGATCATTGTGTCAGCCATAGTTTTGGCCGGTGGTTATCGCCCCGCACGCTTTGTGTTATTGTCATGGTCGGTATTGCTTATAGGAGCCATCATATTCGCCTTGAAAGATATTGGCGTTTTACCTTACAACACCTTTACCAGCAATGTTATGCAAGGTGCATCAGTAATTGAGATGGCCTTACTTTCATTCGCCCTTGCCGACAGGATCAACATTTTTAAACGCGAGAAAGAAGCGTCACAGGCGCAAGCGCTAAGCATTGCCAAAGAAAACGAGCGCATTATACGCGAGCAAAACGTTATGCTGGAAGTGAAGGTAACAGAACGGACACAGGAGTTAAATCAATCATTAGTAGACCTTAAACAAGCCCAGTCTCAATTGGTTGAGGCCGAAAAAATGGCGTCTTTAGGTCAGTTAACCGCGGGCATAGCGCATGAGATCAATAACCCTATCAACTTTGTATCGGCCAACGTAAATCCGTTAAAACGCGATGTCGAAATTTTACTGGATACCATCAACACCGTTGAAAACATTGGCCTTTCAGACCTTTCAGCAGAAGAAAAACAAAAACAAATTGCCGACTATAAAGAGGAACAAGACTTTGACTACCTGTTAATTGAAATTGACCATCTGCTAAAAGGAATACATGAGGGCGCAACGCGCACCGCTGAAATTGTTAAGGGGCTACGCATATTCTCCCGCCTTGATGAGGACGACCTTAAACTGGCTGATCTGAATGAAGGGCTGGAGTCAACCATGATAATTGCCAACAATTTGCTTAGCAGTAAAATAAAGGTGATAAAGCTTTACGGGCAGCTACCTTTGGTTGAATGCTTCGCGGGCAAATTGAATCAGGTATTTTTAAATATCATATCCAATGCAGCTTATGCCATCACCAAAAAATTTGATCAAAATGATGGCGGTGAGCTTACGCTTCAAACTCTTTTGGATGGAGACGAAGCTGTTATCAGAATAAAAGATAATGGCATAGGCATGAGTGAAGAAACCAGGCGGAAAATTTTTGAACCGTTCTATACTACCAAGGATGTAGGCGAAGGCACAGGCCTCGGCATGTCAATAGCTTACAATACTATCAAAAGGCATAATGGTAAACTAATTGTAGAGTCAGCACCGGGAGAAGGTGCAGAATTTATCATTCGTATACCGGTAAACTTTGACAGATCTGCAGTTGAATAG
- the trhO gene encoding oxygen-dependent tRNA uridine(34) hydroxylase TrhO: MAKYNTLLYYCYSTIADAEQFAADHLKFCKSLGLTGRIIVADEGLNGTVSGTAEACKAYMDAVHADERFAGTEFKIDEVDTPSFVKMHVRYKSEIVHSGLRDPNMINPQKQTGKHLEPVDFMAMKDDEDVVILDVRSNYEHSLGKFKNAITLDIENFRDFPEKINELAKYKDKKILTYCTGGIKCEKASALLLHEGFKDVYQLHGGIIKYGKEAGGKDFEGKCYVFDNRLSVEVNSVNPTVISTCYNCGKVTDKMINCANPECNEHFTQCDECGTAMEGCCSDACQSHPRKRVYDGSGYYVKVPQPVNIKNKKVELA, translated from the coding sequence ATGGCTAAATACAATACACTACTGTACTATTGTTATTCAACAATAGCTGATGCGGAGCAATTTGCTGCCGATCATTTAAAATTTTGTAAAAGCTTAGGGCTTACCGGTCGCATTATAGTTGCCGACGAAGGTTTGAACGGCACAGTTTCGGGCACTGCCGAGGCATGTAAGGCTTACATGGATGCTGTACATGCCGATGAGCGCTTTGCCGGTACAGAATTTAAAATAGACGAGGTAGATACACCTTCGTTTGTAAAAATGCACGTGCGCTACAAATCTGAGATTGTGCACTCGGGCCTGCGTGATCCTAACATGATCAATCCGCAGAAACAAACCGGCAAACATCTGGAGCCTGTAGATTTTATGGCCATGAAGGATGATGAGGATGTGGTGATATTAGACGTGCGTTCTAATTACGAACATTCTTTAGGCAAGTTCAAAAATGCCATTACGCTGGATATTGAAAACTTCCGCGATTTCCCGGAGAAGATCAATGAGCTTGCCAAATACAAAGACAAGAAGATATTAACTTACTGCACAGGTGGCATAAAGTGCGAAAAAGCCTCAGCACTTTTATTGCACGAAGGTTTTAAAGATGTATACCAGTTGCACGGTGGCATTATTAAATACGGAAAAGAAGCCGGTGGTAAAGATTTTGAAGGGAAATGCTACGTGTTTGACAACCGACTTTCTGTAGAGGTGAACAGCGTTAACCCCACAGTTATATCAACCTGCTACAATTGCGGAAAGGTAACGGATAAGATGATCAACTGCGCCAACCCTGAGTGCAACGAACACTTTACCCAGTGCGATGAGTGTGGCACCGCTATGGAAGGTTGCTGCAGCGATGCCTGCCAAAGCCACCCACGTAAACGTGTTTACGATGGCAGCGGCTACTATGTGAAGGTTCCGCAGCCGGTTAACATAAAAAACAAAAAGGTAGAGCTGGCTTAA
- a CDS encoding VOC family protein encodes MNFTKLVPSLFYADINIALKTFIDCLGFTMGHQELEGPNPFCVVEQGQLKLMIFENMHHAHNNHPELRLETDNIDEVYQKVVSAFPGLLHPNLDKVTLRPWGAKEFAMLDGQIGIRVMQW; translated from the coding sequence ATGAACTTTACTAAACTGGTACCCAGCCTGTTTTATGCCGACATCAACATAGCGCTTAAAACTTTTATTGATTGCCTTGGATTTACCATGGGGCATCAGGAATTGGAAGGGCCTAATCCGTTTTGCGTGGTTGAACAGGGGCAGTTGAAATTAATGATATTTGAGAATATGCATCACGCCCACAACAATCATCCCGAGTTGCGCCTGGAAACAGATAATATTGATGAAGTATACCAAAAGGTGGTTTCAGCTTTCCCCGGTTTGCTTCACCCTAATTTAGATAAGGTTACATTACGACCCTGGGGTGCCAAAGAATTTGCCATGCTTGACGGGCAGATAGGTATAAGGGTGATGCAATGGTAA
- a CDS encoding M15 family metallopeptidase: protein MKTACLVFISIFPFLLGGQESVPDGAQKLMRYYPSVIAGFSDNHLILSDGTKLLWDDGIKGKTPRQLLETPDVEDMFTQTYSKGALNTSPQKNHDPGRIRNEQLFKKLYGDTRSAVNRELVQITWCPKLVGQKITVTRLHGVAEQLKKVSEELDKHPELKKYLTNIGGTFNWRYINGTKRLSTHSFGTTIDINTAYSDYWQWTCKCTAEDAKVNYKNRIPQAIVDAFEKHGFIWGGKWYHYDTMHFEYRPESL, encoded by the coding sequence ATGAAGACAGCCTGCCTGGTATTTATCTCGATATTTCCTTTCCTTCTTGGAGGGCAGGAAAGCGTGCCTGATGGCGCACAAAAACTAATGAGGTATTACCCATCTGTAATTGCAGGTTTTTCCGATAACCACCTCATTTTATCAGACGGCACTAAACTGCTTTGGGATGATGGCATCAAAGGTAAAACACCTCGGCAATTGCTGGAAACCCCCGACGTTGAGGATATGTTCACCCAAACTTACAGCAAAGGAGCGCTGAATACATCACCGCAAAAAAACCATGACCCCGGTCGTATTAGAAACGAACAGCTCTTTAAAAAACTTTATGGCGATACGCGTTCGGCAGTAAATAGAGAGTTGGTTCAAATTACCTGGTGCCCAAAACTGGTTGGTCAAAAAATTACTGTTACCCGTCTTCATGGCGTTGCCGAACAGTTAAAAAAGGTATCTGAAGAACTGGATAAGCACCCAGAGCTTAAAAAGTATCTCACCAACATTGGCGGTACTTTTAACTGGCGCTACATTAATGGCACAAAACGACTGAGCACGCACAGTTTTGGCACAACCATAGACATTAATACTGCCTATTCTGACTATTGGCAATGGACGTGTAAGTGTACTGCTGAAGATGCCAAAGTAAATTACAAAAACCGCATACCACAAGCCATTGTTGATGCGTTTGAAAAGCACGGCTTTATTTGGGGTGGCAAATGGTATCATTACGATACCATGCACTTTGAATATCGCCCTGAATCGTTGTAA
- a CDS encoding DUF4846 domain-containing protein, which produces MKYLFALLLLLLYPPVADNVTTRFPAPAGYTRQKNEPGSFGEWLQKVPLKPAGTPTKTYKGDIARTDAYTAAVADVSIGSQDLQQCADAVMRLRAEYLYQKKDYNNISFNFVSGFKCDYNHYANGYRYKNGKWVLTAGKDYTYPAFLRYMNLVFSYASTLSLEKELQPVKNTDEIKAGDVFIRGGSPGHCFIVMDVVENSNHQKQFLLAQSFMPAQNIQILKSEGSPWLSMNRQPVIYYGELVKPQYLRRFVE; this is translated from the coding sequence ATGAAATATCTTTTCGCCCTGCTGTTACTGCTGCTCTACCCGCCGGTTGCAGATAATGTTACTACCAGGTTTCCCGCTCCCGCAGGCTACACCCGTCAGAAAAATGAACCCGGCAGTTTTGGAGAATGGCTGCAAAAGGTGCCGCTTAAACCTGCAGGCACGCCTACTAAAACTTATAAAGGCGACATAGCCCGTACTGATGCTTACACAGCTGCTGTTGCCGATGTTAGCATAGGCAGCCAGGACCTGCAACAATGTGCCGACGCGGTTATGCGGCTCAGGGCCGAATATTTGTATCAAAAGAAAGACTACAATAATATTTCATTCAATTTTGTAAGTGGCTTTAAATGCGATTACAATCACTATGCAAACGGCTATCGTTATAAAAATGGCAAATGGGTACTTACAGCCGGAAAAGATTATACTTATCCAGCTTTTTTGAGGTATATGAACCTGGTATTTAGCTACGCCAGTACTTTATCATTAGAAAAGGAATTGCAGCCGGTTAAAAATACCGACGAGATAAAAGCAGGCGATGTTTTCATCAGGGGTGGCTCGCCGGGGCACTGTTTTATTGTGATGGATGTTGTTGAGAACAGCAACCATCAAAAGCAATTTTTACTGGCACAAAGCTTTATGCCTGCTCAAAACATACAAATATTAAAAAGTGAAGGATCACCGTGGCTCAGCATGAACAGGCAGCCGGTTATTTACTACGGCGAATTGGTCAAGCCACAGTATTTAAGGAGGTTTGTTGAGTAG
- a CDS encoding type 1 glutamine amidotransferase domain-containing protein: MASLSNKKVAILTEEGFEQVELTSPLEALKEAGAHVDVVSPKSGKIKAWNHTDWGIEIDVDKELSAVSPDDYDALMLPGGVLNPDKLRQNKEAVAFVSAFLDEGKPVAAICHGPQLLIETGMIGARTLTSYPSLETDLKNAGAHWINEEVVVDNGLVTSRNPDDLPAFNRKMIEEIAEGVHVG, from the coding sequence ATGGCATCGTTAAGCAATAAAAAAGTAGCCATCCTTACAGAAGAAGGATTTGAGCAGGTGGAATTGACAAGTCCGTTAGAAGCTTTGAAAGAAGCCGGAGCGCACGTAGATGTAGTATCGCCAAAGAGCGGAAAAATAAAGGCATGGAACCATACCGACTGGGGAATTGAAATTGATGTAGACAAAGAACTAAGCGCGGTAAGTCCAGATGATTACGATGCGCTGATGCTGCCGGGCGGTGTGCTTAACCCCGATAAGTTGCGTCAGAATAAGGAAGCGGTTGCATTTGTATCGGCGTTTTTAGATGAAGGTAAACCAGTAGCAGCTATTTGCCACGGGCCGCAATTGCTGATAGAGACAGGAATGATAGGTGCACGCACATTAACCTCTTATCCATCATTAGAAACCGATCTTAAAAATGCCGGTGCGCACTGGATAAATGAGGAAGTTGTAGTTGACAATGGCTTAGTTACCAGTCGCAACCCTGATGACCTGCCTGCCTTCAACAGAAAAATGATTGAAGAAATTGCAGAAGGTGTGCATGTGGGTTAG